In Streptomyces sp. NBC_00569, a single genomic region encodes these proteins:
- a CDS encoding C40 family peptidase: MSAAHRKPRQRSLTGPTARTAATLALASAATATALDGAAHADPRLTPSQVKAKVDRLYQEAEKATEKYNGAKEKADKAEKKLGSLRDEAARRTDRLNTQREALGSAAAAQYRTGALDPAVQLVLSSDPARYLDNAALADRLGTRQASAVGRVQRELRQIDQLRAEADGRLAELRRRQGELKKQKKAVTGKLAEAKRLLDQLPAAERTGVGAGAGDTGAAGRASRSDSSRDMPSGALPKAPDSRTAAAIAYAYNALGSPYVWGATGPNSFDCSGLTQAAYRSAGISLPRTTYSQINAGPRIPRSQLQPGDLVFFYSGISHVGLYIGNGKMIHAPNPSAPVRIAPIDQMPFAGATRVA; the protein is encoded by the coding sequence GTGTCGGCAGCGCACCGCAAGCCCCGACAGCGCTCGCTCACCGGCCCCACGGCCCGCACCGCGGCGACCCTCGCTCTCGCCTCCGCGGCGACCGCCACCGCCCTGGACGGCGCGGCGCACGCGGACCCCCGGCTCACCCCCAGCCAGGTGAAGGCGAAGGTCGACCGGCTCTACCAGGAGGCCGAGAAGGCCACCGAGAAGTACAACGGCGCCAAGGAGAAGGCGGACAAGGCCGAGAAGAAGCTCGGCTCCCTGCGCGACGAGGCGGCCCGCAGGACGGACCGGCTTAACACCCAGCGCGAGGCGCTCGGTTCGGCCGCCGCCGCGCAGTACCGCACCGGCGCCCTCGACCCCGCGGTCCAGCTCGTCCTGTCCTCCGACCCCGCCCGGTACCTCGACAACGCGGCGCTCGCCGACCGGCTCGGCACCCGGCAGGCCTCCGCGGTGGGGCGCGTGCAGCGCGAGCTCCGGCAGATCGACCAGCTGCGGGCCGAGGCGGACGGCCGGCTCGCCGAGCTGCGCAGGCGGCAGGGCGAGCTGAAGAAGCAGAAGAAGGCGGTCACCGGGAAGCTGGCCGAGGCGAAGCGTCTGCTCGACCAGCTTCCGGCCGCCGAGCGCACCGGCGTCGGAGCGGGCGCCGGCGACACCGGCGCGGCCGGCCGCGCCTCCCGCTCGGACTCCTCCCGCGACATGCCGTCCGGCGCCCTGCCCAAGGCCCCGGACTCCCGCACGGCGGCGGCCATCGCCTACGCCTACAACGCCCTCGGCAGCCCCTACGTATGGGGCGCCACGGGCCCGAACTCCTTCGACTGCTCCGGCCTCACCCAGGCCGCGTACCGCTCCGCGGGCATCTCCCTGCCCCGCACGACGTACTCCCAGATCAACGCGGGCCCGCGCATCCCACGCTCCCAACTGCAGCCGGGTGACCTGGTGTTCTTCTACTCGGGCATCAGCCACGTGGGGCTCTACATCGGCAACGGCAAGATGATCCACGCCCCGAACCCGAGCGCCCCGGTCCGCATCGCCCCGATCGACCAGATGCCGTTCGCGGGGGCTACGCGGGTGGCGTGA
- a CDS encoding cobalamin B12-binding domain-containing protein has product MGVAAGPIRVVVAKPGLDGHDRGAKVIARALRDAGMEVIYTGLHQTPEQIVDTAIQEDADAIGLSILSGAHNTLFARVIELLVERDAADIKVFGGGIIPEADIAPLKEKGVAEIFTPGATTASIVDWVNANVRQPAGA; this is encoded by the coding sequence ATGGGTGTGGCAGCCGGTCCGATCCGCGTGGTGGTCGCCAAGCCGGGGCTCGACGGTCACGATCGCGGGGCCAAGGTGATCGCGCGGGCGCTGCGCGACGCCGGTATGGAGGTCATCTACACCGGCCTGCACCAGACGCCGGAGCAGATCGTCGACACGGCGATCCAGGAGGACGCCGACGCGATCGGTCTCTCGATTCTCTCCGGGGCGCACAACACGCTCTTCGCGCGCGTCATCGAGCTCCTCGTGGAGCGCGACGCCGCGGACATCAAGGTGTTCGGCGGCGGGATCATCCCTGAGGCGGACATCGCTCCGCTCAAGGAGAAGGGCGTCGCGGAGATCTTCACCCCGGGCGCGACGACGGCGTCGATCGTGGACTGGGTCAACGCGAACGTCCGCCAGCCTGCCGGGGCTTGA
- a CDS encoding tellurite resistance/C4-dicarboxylate transporter family protein, whose amino-acid sequence MATGIISVGLNLTGHSVLSGIFLALAAALWIVLAADFASRLVREHDRWRSEADTPPALTAVAATTVLGTRISMFGWQTLAEALLALAALVWPVLLVNVVRHWKPRMPGGVFLGCVATQGLVVLAATLASAVGAHWLAYTGMVLFWGGVVLYCLALLHFDLREVAHGAGDQWVAGGALAISALAASKLVATGLWNEDDTDVLRTMSFLLFALDAAWYVVLALAEVRWPRPRYDVRRWSTVFPLGMTAAAALSVGAAADVPWLRGPGQVLVWIAVAVWLATLIGTFRSRTLA is encoded by the coding sequence ATGGCCACCGGCATCATCTCGGTCGGCCTGAACCTGACCGGTCACTCGGTGCTGTCCGGCATCTTCCTGGCGCTCGCAGCCGCCCTCTGGATCGTCCTCGCGGCGGACTTCGCGAGCCGGCTGGTGCGGGAGCACGACCGCTGGCGGTCCGAGGCCGACACCCCGCCCGCGCTCACCGCGGTGGCGGCGACGACCGTCCTCGGCACCCGGATCTCCATGTTCGGCTGGCAGACCCTGGCCGAGGCGCTCCTCGCCCTGGCCGCGCTCGTCTGGCCGGTGCTCCTGGTCAACGTCGTACGGCACTGGAAGCCGCGGATGCCGGGGGGCGTGTTCCTCGGCTGTGTCGCGACACAGGGCCTCGTCGTCCTGGCGGCGACGCTCGCGTCCGCGGTCGGCGCGCACTGGCTCGCGTACACCGGGATGGTGCTCTTCTGGGGCGGGGTCGTCCTGTACTGCCTCGCGCTGCTCCACTTCGACCTGCGCGAGGTGGCCCACGGCGCCGGGGACCAGTGGGTCGCGGGTGGCGCACTCGCCATCTCCGCCCTCGCCGCGTCGAAGCTCGTCGCGACGGGCCTGTGGAACGAGGACGACACGGACGTCCTGCGCACCATGAGCTTTCTGCTGTTCGCGCTCGATGCGGCCTGGTACGTCGTGCTGGCGCTGGCGGAGGTGCGGTGGCCCCGGCCGCGCTACGACGTGCGGCGCTGGTCGACGGTCTTCCCGCTGGGAATGACAGCGGCGGCGGCACTGTCCGTGGGCGCCGCCGCCGATGTGCCCTGGCTGAGAGGGCCGGGGCAGGTACTGGTGTGGATCGCGGTGGCCGTGTGGCTCGCCACCCTGATCGGGACGTTCAGGTCCCGGACACTCGCCTGA
- a CDS encoding lipase family alpha/beta hydrolase yields the protein MKVTMTLPFRPLCQLIPARLVFPARLTGVSVSLLKATALEVAILAGHLLLYPSGIIQERRAAPALPPLGYAPAPEGMDEGDDEATYLTESGTLPGPGAQSAHSDDTCGARLPAPDSKPPVLLLHGFIDNRSVFVLLRRSLAQHGRDHVESLNYSPLTYDIRTAAALLARHVEEICERTGHDRVDIVGHSLGGLIARYYVQCLGGDLRVRTLVSLGTPHSGTTVAPLMDAHPIVRQMRPGSTVIEELSRPAPGCRTHFVSFWSDLDQVMVPLETACIDHPDLIAQNVRVTGVGHLALPVHPAVAAGIRQALDAAEAEGARTTDAVNGLTVA from the coding sequence ATGAAGGTCACGATGACCCTGCCTTTTCGCCCACTCTGTCAGCTGATCCCTGCCAGGCTGGTGTTCCCCGCCAGACTGACCGGAGTCTCCGTCTCACTGCTGAAGGCGACCGCTCTCGAGGTCGCGATTCTCGCCGGACACCTCTTGCTGTACCCGTCCGGCATCATCCAGGAGCGCAGGGCCGCCCCCGCACTCCCTCCGCTCGGCTACGCCCCCGCCCCGGAGGGCATGGACGAGGGTGACGACGAGGCCACGTACCTGACGGAGAGCGGCACCCTGCCCGGTCCTGGCGCCCAGAGCGCCCACAGCGACGACACGTGCGGCGCACGCCTGCCGGCCCCCGACAGCAAGCCGCCGGTCCTTCTCCTGCACGGTTTCATCGACAACCGCTCCGTCTTCGTCCTGCTGCGCCGCTCGCTCGCCCAGCACGGCCGGGACCACGTGGAGTCACTCAACTACTCGCCGCTGACCTACGACATCCGCACCGCCGCCGCGCTGCTCGCCCGCCACGTCGAGGAGATCTGCGAACGTACGGGCCACGACCGGGTGGACATCGTGGGGCACAGCCTCGGCGGCCTCATCGCCCGCTACTACGTGCAATGCCTGGGTGGCGATCTGCGCGTACGCACCCTCGTGTCGCTCGGCACCCCGCACAGCGGGACCACGGTCGCGCCGCTGATGGACGCGCACCCGATCGTCCGGCAGATGCGACCCGGCTCGACCGTCATCGAGGAGCTGTCGCGGCCCGCCCCCGGCTGCCGCACCCACTTCGTGAGCTTCTGGAGCGACCTCGACCAGGTCATGGTTCCGCTGGAGACGGCCTGCATCGACCACCCCGACCTGATCGCGCAGAACGTCCGCGTCACGGGCGTCGGCCACCTCGCGCTCCCCGTCCACCCGGCGGTCGCCGCCGGTATCCGCCAGGCACTCGACGCCGCGGAGGCGGAAGGAGCGCGCACCACCGACGCGGTGAATGGCCTGACGGTCGCCTGA
- a CDS encoding M23 family metallopeptidase — protein sequence MNDRHPSGTQTTPAPAQDADYAPYAAYDQQSAQYGGHTGYDGYATGGFAADPLFGDLPGAQNTGTYDNSQWSNGAHQTLTTQEPQHLDPYAAQQHAVAYGTGGYDTTAVWGTAAHEQLGGIPAQSGPDHSGQWDNSAWADQTGQWDANAFGAQAQGFTTQDAFATQTFQAPAAFETQAFDAQAYETQVFETQAFEAQPFATQTFEAPIFDTGAYDATAWNSAGAEGDDSAPDARHDYGQPEAPEPELSHDDSHHDSYSEGLDDVEEIVARDERPAPFTPAQRARSRRRSPAKRSALLTVAVPSVCVMGVAGVAAASVGGLGGDDSKDTTAASAPDATAVKPSVANNKLDTQLADLSADAGDFADRASRTQERIDLRAKQQAERKQAAEEAARKERLRPKFVLPVKQRGLSAYYGQAGINWMSVHTGIDFPVSYGTPVMAATDGTVRTQWNSAYGNMTILTAKDGTETWYCHLSSHTVMSGPVKAGDVIAHSGNSGNSTGPHLHFEVRPGGGSAVDPLPWLRSHGLDPT from the coding sequence GTGAACGACCGTCACCCGTCGGGGACTCAGACCACCCCGGCCCCGGCTCAGGACGCCGACTACGCGCCCTACGCTGCATATGACCAGCAGAGCGCCCAGTACGGCGGCCACACCGGTTACGACGGCTACGCCACCGGCGGTTTTGCCGCCGACCCCCTCTTCGGCGACCTGCCCGGCGCGCAGAACACCGGCACGTACGACAACAGCCAGTGGTCGAACGGGGCGCACCAGACGCTGACGACGCAGGAACCCCAGCACCTCGACCCGTACGCGGCGCAGCAGCACGCCGTCGCGTACGGCACCGGCGGCTACGACACCACCGCTGTCTGGGGGACCGCCGCTCACGAGCAACTCGGCGGTATTCCGGCCCAGTCCGGACCGGACCATTCCGGCCAGTGGGACAACAGCGCCTGGGCCGACCAGACCGGGCAGTGGGACGCGAACGCCTTCGGGGCTCAGGCTCAGGGATTCACCACACAGGACGCGTTCGCCACGCAGACCTTCCAGGCACCGGCGGCCTTCGAGACCCAGGCGTTCGACGCGCAGGCCTATGAGACACAGGTCTTCGAGACTCAGGCCTTCGAGGCCCAGCCCTTCGCGACGCAGACCTTCGAAGCGCCAATCTTCGACACCGGCGCGTACGACGCCACCGCGTGGAACTCCGCGGGCGCCGAAGGTGACGACAGCGCCCCCGACGCCCGACACGACTACGGCCAACCCGAAGCTCCCGAGCCGGAGTTGAGCCACGACGACAGTCATCACGACAGCTACAGCGAGGGTCTCGACGACGTCGAGGAAATCGTCGCCCGCGACGAGCGGCCCGCCCCGTTCACGCCGGCCCAGCGCGCACGCTCCCGCCGCCGCTCCCCCGCCAAGCGCTCCGCGCTGCTCACGGTCGCGGTGCCCTCGGTGTGCGTGATGGGCGTCGCGGGAGTCGCCGCGGCCTCCGTCGGCGGGCTCGGCGGCGACGACAGCAAGGACACGACGGCGGCCTCCGCGCCCGACGCGACCGCGGTGAAGCCCTCCGTAGCCAACAACAAGCTCGACACCCAGCTCGCGGACCTCTCCGCGGACGCGGGCGACTTCGCCGACCGTGCGAGCCGCACCCAGGAACGTATCGACCTCAGGGCCAAGCAGCAGGCCGAGCGGAAGCAGGCGGCGGAGGAAGCGGCGCGCAAGGAGCGTCTGCGGCCCAAGTTCGTCCTCCCGGTCAAGCAGCGCGGGCTGAGCGCGTACTACGGGCAGGCCGGCATCAACTGGATGTCCGTGCACACCGGCATCGACTTCCCCGTCTCGTACGGCACTCCGGTGATGGCCGCGACCGACGGCACCGTCCGTACGCAGTGGAACAGCGCGTACGGGAACATGACGATCCTGACGGCGAAGGACGGCACGGAGACCTGGTACTGCCACCTCTCCAGCCACACCGTGATGAGCGGACCGGTCAAGGCCGGTGACGTCATCGCGCACTCCGGGAACTCCGGCAACTCCACCGGTCCGCACCTGCACTTCGAGGTGCGTCCCGGCGGCGGCTCGGCCGTCGACCCGCTCCCGTGGCTCCGCAGCCACGGGCTCGACCCGACGTAG
- a CDS encoding C40 family peptidase has protein sequence MASHRKPRSRTAGPRTAPVVGITTAALTSIALLSQSATAAPSAPPKPSLEEVQKKVDTLYHQAGVATEKYNAAKERTTKQQKRVGDLLDDVAQRTEKLNKARQELGTFAAAQYRTGAVSDTATLLLADDAQDYFDQDQLMSRLTSRQKQAVDDYQTEQAATTKKRTEAAKSLETLTTSQATLRSTKRDVQQKLGDARELLSKLTAEEKARLAAIEKKKQEAARKKAEELARQQAEAEAKRKAAEEAQQKENPGTGSGSGTGTGTGSGSTGSGYAAKAAKVIAFAESQMGKPYVWGATGPDSYDCSGLTQAAWKAAGISLPRTTWDQVKVGTTVTTANAQPGDLVFFYDDISHVGIYIGDGKMIHAPKPGANVRVESIYYMPIHSVVRPA, from the coding sequence TTGGCGTCGCACCGCAAGCCGCGCAGCAGGACAGCCGGTCCCCGCACGGCCCCCGTCGTCGGAATCACCACGGCGGCCCTCACGTCCATAGCCCTGCTCTCGCAGAGCGCGACCGCCGCCCCCTCCGCGCCTCCGAAGCCGAGCCTGGAAGAGGTCCAGAAGAAGGTCGACACCCTCTACCACCAGGCGGGCGTCGCCACGGAGAAGTACAACGCGGCCAAGGAGCGCACCACCAAGCAGCAGAAGCGCGTCGGCGACCTGCTCGACGACGTCGCGCAGCGGACCGAGAAGCTCAACAAGGCCCGCCAGGAGCTCGGCACCTTCGCCGCCGCCCAGTACCGCACGGGCGCCGTCTCGGACACCGCGACGCTGCTCCTCGCCGACGACGCGCAGGACTACTTCGACCAGGACCAGCTGATGAGCCGGCTCACGAGCCGCCAGAAACAGGCCGTCGACGACTACCAGACCGAGCAGGCCGCCACCACGAAGAAGCGCACCGAGGCGGCCAAGAGCCTGGAGACGCTGACCACTTCGCAGGCCACGCTCAGGAGCACGAAGAGGGACGTCCAGCAGAAGCTCGGCGACGCCCGCGAACTCCTGTCGAAGCTGACCGCCGAGGAGAAGGCGCGCCTCGCGGCGATCGAGAAGAAGAAGCAGGAGGCCGCCAGGAAGAAGGCGGAGGAGCTGGCGCGCCAGCAGGCCGAGGCGGAGGCCAAGCGCAAGGCGGCCGAGGAGGCACAACAGAAGGAGAACCCGGGCACGGGCAGCGGTTCCGGCACGGGTACGGGTACGGGCTCCGGCAGCACCGGCAGCGGCTATGCCGCCAAGGCCGCGAAGGTCATCGCCTTCGCCGAGTCCCAGATGGGCAAGCCGTACGTGTGGGGCGCCACGGGCCCGGACTCGTACGACTGCTCGGGCCTCACGCAGGCCGCGTGGAAGGCGGCCGGCATCTCGCTGCCGCGCACGACCTGGGACCAGGTCAAGGTCGGAACGACCGTCACCACTGCCAACGCACAGCCCGGTGACCTGGTCTTCTTCTACGACGACATCAGCCACGTCGGCATCTACATCGGCGACGGCAAGATGATCCACGCCCCGAAGCCGGGCGCGAACGTCCGCGTCGAGTCGATCTACTACATGCCGATCCACAGCGTGGTGCGCCCGGCCTGA
- the pcrA gene encoding DNA helicase PcrA, whose amino-acid sequence MSSLFDDSFLADLTASKASEEHAPPPPEDDTAPEHVPDDLFDGKFDVPPARDAYYRDGAPRPALDPAALLDGLNENQKAAVVHGGSPLLIVAGAGSGKTRVLTHRIAYLLGERGVHPGQILAITFTNKAAGEMKERVESLVGPRANAMWVSTFHSACVRILRRESKKLGFTSSFSIYDAADSKRLMALVCRDLDLDPKKFPPKSFSAKISNLKNELIDEEDFAAQAADGFEKTLAQAYAMYQSRLREANALDFDDLIMTTVNLLRAFPDVAEHYHRRFRHVLVDEYQDTNHAQYALVRELVGTAGGGRAEDEPPREGDLPPAELCVVGDADQSIYAFRGATIRNILQFEEDYADATTILLEQNYRSTQTILSAANAVIERNESRRPKNLWTNAGAGAQITGYVADTEHDEAQFVADEIDRLTDARDAKAGDVAVFYRTNAQSRVFEEIFIRVGLPYKVVGGVRFYERKEVRDVLAYLRVLANPEDSVPLRRILNVPKRGIGDRAEAMIDALSQREKISFPQALRRVDEAYGMAARSTNAVKRFNTLMEDLRTIVESGAGPATVLEAVLERTGYLAELQSSTDPQDETRIENLQELAAVALEFEQESATADGAAEGEGEASVGTLSEFLERVALVADSDQIPDEEDDGSGVITLMTLHTAKGLEFPVVFLTGMEDGVFPHMRSLGQVKELEEERRLAYVGITRARERLYLTRSTLRSAWGQPSYNPPSRFLEEIPDAHLEWKRTGAMAPVKSAGPTSGIAASLSSSRSRSTPAFATRRATEKPVVALSVGDRVTHDQFGLGTVVGVKGTGANAEATVDFGEPKPKRLLLRYAPVEKL is encoded by the coding sequence ATGAGCAGCCTCTTTGACGACAGCTTCCTGGCGGACCTCACGGCTTCGAAGGCCAGTGAGGAGCATGCCCCGCCGCCGCCCGAGGACGACACGGCTCCGGAGCACGTTCCGGACGACCTGTTCGACGGGAAGTTCGACGTGCCCCCGGCCAGGGACGCGTACTACCGGGACGGCGCCCCGCGCCCGGCGCTCGACCCGGCGGCGCTCCTCGACGGGCTGAACGAGAACCAGAAGGCGGCCGTCGTCCACGGCGGCTCCCCGCTGCTCATCGTGGCGGGCGCGGGCTCCGGCAAGACCCGTGTGCTCACGCACCGCATCGCGTATCTCCTCGGCGAGCGCGGCGTGCACCCCGGCCAGATCCTCGCGATCACGTTCACGAACAAGGCCGCGGGCGAGATGAAGGAGCGCGTCGAGTCCCTCGTCGGCCCGCGGGCGAACGCGATGTGGGTGTCGACGTTCCACAGCGCCTGCGTCCGTATCCTGCGCCGCGAGTCGAAGAAGCTCGGCTTCACGTCGTCGTTCTCGATCTACGACGCGGCCGATTCCAAGCGCCTCATGGCCCTGGTCTGCCGCGACCTCGACCTGGACCCGAAGAAGTTCCCCCCGAAGTCCTTCAGCGCCAAGATCTCGAACCTGAAGAACGAGCTGATCGACGAGGAGGACTTCGCGGCTCAGGCCGCCGACGGCTTCGAGAAGACCCTCGCCCAGGCCTACGCGATGTACCAGTCCCGCCTCCGCGAGGCGAACGCGCTGGACTTCGACGACCTGATCATGACGACGGTGAACCTCCTGCGTGCCTTCCCGGACGTCGCCGAGCACTACCACCGCCGCTTCCGCCACGTCCTGGTCGACGAGTACCAGGACACGAACCACGCGCAGTACGCGCTGGTCAGGGAGCTGGTGGGGACGGCCGGCGGCGGCCGGGCGGAGGACGAGCCGCCGCGTGAGGGCGACCTCCCGCCGGCCGAGCTGTGCGTCGTGGGTGACGCCGACCAGTCGATCTACGCGTTCCGCGGAGCCACCATCCGCAACATCCTCCAGTTCGAGGAGGACTACGCCGACGCAACGACGATCCTGCTCGAGCAGAACTACCGCTCGACGCAGACCATCCTCTCCGCCGCCAACGCGGTCATCGAGCGCAACGAATCCCGCCGCCCCAAGAATCTGTGGACGAACGCGGGCGCGGGCGCGCAGATCACCGGCTACGTCGCGGACACCGAGCACGACGAGGCGCAGTTCGTCGCCGACGAGATCGACCGGCTCACGGACGCGCGCGACGCGAAGGCCGGCGACGTCGCCGTCTTCTACCGGACGAACGCGCAGTCCCGTGTCTTCGAAGAGATCTTCATCCGCGTCGGCCTGCCCTACAAGGTCGTCGGCGGAGTCCGCTTCTACGAGCGCAAGGAGGTCAGGGACGTCCTGGCCTATCTGCGGGTGCTCGCCAACCCCGAGGACTCCGTCCCCCTGCGCCGCATTCTCAATGTGCCGAAACGCGGCATCGGCGACCGCGCCGAAGCGATGATCGACGCGCTCTCCCAGCGGGAGAAGATCTCCTTCCCGCAGGCGCTGCGCCGCGTCGACGAGGCGTACGGAATGGCGGCCCGCTCGACGAACGCGGTGAAGCGGTTCAACACGCTGATGGAGGACCTCCGCACGATCGTCGAGTCGGGCGCGGGCCCGGCCACGGTCCTGGAGGCCGTGCTCGAACGGACCGGCTATCTCGCCGAGTTGCAGTCGTCGACGGACCCGCAGGACGAGACCCGCATCGAGAACCTTCAGGAACTCGCGGCCGTGGCCCTGGAGTTCGAGCAGGAGAGCGCGACGGCGGACGGCGCGGCCGAGGGTGAGGGCGAGGCGAGCGTCGGTACGCTCTCCGAGTTCCTGGAGCGGGTCGCGCTCGTCGCCGACTCCGACCAGATCCCGGACGAGGAGGACGACGGCTCCGGTGTCATCACGCTGATGACGCTGCACACCGCCAAGGGTCTTGAGTTCCCGGTCGTCTTCCTGACCGGCATGGAGGACGGCGTCTTCCCGCACATGCGCTCCCTCGGCCAGGTCAAGGAGCTGGAGGAGGAGCGCCGGCTCGCCTACGTCGGCATCACGCGCGCGCGTGAGCGCCTGTATCTGACGCGCTCCACGCTGCGCAGCGCCTGGGGCCAGCCCTCGTACAACCCGCCGTCGCGCTTCCTGGAGGAGATCCCGGATGCGCATCTGGAGTGGAAGCGGACGGGTGCCATGGCGCCCGTCAAGTCGGCGGGGCCGACGAGCGGCATCGCCGCGTCCCTCTCGTCGTCGCGCTCGCGCTCGACACCGGCGTTCGCCACGCGCCGGGCGACGGAGAAGCCCGTCGTCGCGCTCTCGGTGGGAGACCGGGTGACGCACGACCAGTTCGGCCTCGGCACGGTCGTCGGCGTCAAGGGCACGGGGGCGAACGCGGAGGCCACGGTCGACTTCGGCGAGCCCAAGCCGAAGCGCCTGCTGCTGCGGTACGCGCCGGTGGAGAAGCTGTAG
- a CDS encoding DUF5691 domain-containing protein, whose protein sequence is MNGPSTADATSAGITATGDPWEELVTVALLGTDRRTPPEHSTGVDAPTALLDAAAVQTVRRRAGLRPAPAAAPPARAAGDPRPPLPAPARRRLAMLLTDRPGSGGGRRGTAPDLMELLPQWLAGANAQGYAAPPDLLPALLDAARGRTDLRPQALTFAGPRALWLARLNPDWKFALRSTPGGGTALPAPGDAADVRRLWEEGLFAERVTLLATVRAHSPAAARELLATTWSAERAEDRLMFLDSLRSGLTDADEPFLEQALSDRSRNVRATAAELLSALPGSALAARMASRAASCVAVDRTQGAATITVEAPHECDAGMERDGVVAKPPTGRGERSWWLGQLVEATPLGGWTARFGGRTPEEIVTLPVADDWQGELHAAWCRAAVRQRDAIWSRALLGAPASPDAGGPGAVSLSERAKLLGALPDGERAAWVAGFIATHGLSEAFQLLGVCAQPWAEPLGRAVVDALNIARDAGSYPWSFSGVMGLAERCLDPAEASRLDGLTATPDEPEDAAPGAGSYWSEAFQRLVSTLRLRQAMRDELRGT, encoded by the coding sequence ATGAACGGCCCTTCGACCGCCGACGCCACGAGCGCCGGCATCACCGCCACCGGTGACCCATGGGAAGAGCTGGTCACCGTGGCCCTGCTGGGAACGGACCGGCGGACGCCACCAGAGCACTCGACCGGCGTCGACGCACCCACCGCGCTGCTCGACGCCGCCGCCGTACAGACCGTACGACGGCGGGCCGGGCTGCGGCCGGCGCCCGCTGCCGCGCCCCCGGCACGCGCGGCGGGCGACCCGCGGCCCCCGCTCCCGGCCCCCGCGCGGCGCAGACTCGCGATGCTGCTCACCGACCGCCCCGGCTCCGGAGGCGGCCGCCGCGGAACGGCCCCCGACCTGATGGAGCTGCTGCCCCAGTGGCTGGCCGGGGCCAACGCACAGGGGTACGCGGCGCCCCCGGATCTCCTCCCCGCGCTCCTCGACGCGGCCCGCGGGCGCACGGATCTGCGGCCGCAGGCCCTCACGTTCGCCGGCCCGCGCGCGCTGTGGCTGGCCCGGCTGAACCCGGACTGGAAGTTCGCGCTGCGCTCGACCCCCGGTGGCGGGACAGCCCTCCCGGCGCCTGGTGATGCGGCCGACGTGCGGCGTCTTTGGGAGGAGGGCCTGTTCGCCGAACGGGTCACGCTCCTGGCAACGGTACGTGCGCACAGCCCGGCAGCGGCACGCGAACTGCTCGCCACCACCTGGTCCGCCGAGCGGGCAGAGGACCGGCTGATGTTCCTCGACTCGCTGCGGTCGGGGCTCACCGACGCCGACGAGCCGTTCCTGGAACAGGCGTTGTCCGACCGCAGCCGCAACGTCAGAGCCACCGCCGCGGAGCTGCTCTCGGCACTCCCCGGTTCGGCCCTCGCGGCCCGGATGGCATCGCGCGCCGCCTCCTGTGTCGCCGTCGACCGCACCCAGGGCGCGGCGACGATCACCGTCGAGGCGCCGCACGAGTGCGACGCGGGCATGGAGCGCGACGGCGTCGTCGCCAAGCCACCGACAGGCCGGGGCGAACGGTCGTGGTGGCTGGGGCAGTTGGTCGAGGCGACGCCGCTCGGCGGCTGGACCGCGCGGTTCGGAGGCCGCACCCCGGAAGAGATCGTCACCTTGCCGGTGGCCGACGACTGGCAGGGCGAGCTCCACGCCGCCTGGTGCCGGGCCGCGGTGCGCCAGCGGGACGCCATATGGTCGCGCGCACTCCTGGGCGCGCCCGCGTCACCGGATGCCGGGGGCCCCGGCGCCGTATCGCTGTCCGAGCGGGCGAAGCTTCTCGGCGCGCTGCCCGACGGCGAACGCGCCGCGTGGGTGGCGGGGTTCATCGCGACGCACGGCCTGTCCGAGGCGTTCCAGTTGCTCGGGGTCTGCGCCCAGCCGTGGGCCGAGCCACTCGGGCGGGCAGTGGTGGACGCGCTGAACATCGCGCGGGACGCGGGCAGTTACCCCTGGAGCTTCAGCGGCGTCATGGGCCTGGCCGAACGCTGCCTGGATCCCGCGGAGGCGTCCCGCCTCGACGGCCTCACCGCCACCCCGGACGAACCGGAGGACGCGGCCCCCGGAGCCGGCAGCTACTGGTCGGAAGCGTTCCAGCGCCTGGTCAGCACATTGCGCCTGCGGCAGGCGATGCGGGACGAGTTGAGAGGCACGTAG